The following nucleotide sequence is from Anguilla rostrata isolate EN2019 chromosome 3, ASM1855537v3, whole genome shotgun sequence.
CCAGTATCTTTGTACCAGTTCTGAGACATGGTTTCTCCTGCTAATGTGTCGTTTGTTGTGTCTATGATGACTAATAAGTCTTGTTCTCTCTGTGGTGAAGGTGACTCTGTACTGGATGGCAGCAGCACCCTGACTCTGCAGGTTAGCTGTCTGCAGCATCTCACCCGCCTCTTCCAGCAGTTTCTCCACTCGCGGACCAATCAGCACGGCTTCCTGGCCTTGGCGTCACACCCACCTGACACGCCCGCTATGCTGCAAGTCCAGTTCCTCTTCGACATGCTGCAGAAAACCATCTCCCTCAAGGTACTCTCCTCTGCCTCACTGCCTCACCTCCTACCTCTCCTCTCACTTCCGTGGCCCTGTCATAGGACCAAGAGAACTTCTCTTAATTACAGAAACTTGGTGGGGAGGAAAATTTGCTCTCTGCTCTAATTCCATCTCCAGTCTTGACCAACACATCCCGAATTCTAATGATTTGATCTACATTAAGTTCATTTTGATGTCATTAAATGGTATAgctgtttctttctcttcctcccgaTCTTCTATGTACAGCTCATTAATCCTCCTGGCGTCAGGCTCCAGTCGGCTGTGAAAATCTTCCCCTTCAAATCCCTCAGATACTTGGAGGTACAGTATGAAGAGTCATACCCATTAATCTTGCTTTATCTACATTATTTTGTGCCACTTGGTGAGATTCAGTCAACCATACTCAGTCTGTTTAAGGGCACAAGCAATTCAAGTGAGTTAAAACAAACCCATAGTGTGTGCAATGGGCTGAGTGAGTGTAACATTGTCCCTGATGCTCTTTCCTCTCACGTAACAGCTGAAGCGCATCCCCCCTCACTGTCTGGAGGGCCTGCGGGCTGTTTACTCTGAGCTGCAGGTCTTCATCTGTTCTAGAAGTCTCTGCTCTTTACAGGTACAGCATATATAGCTTTTCAGAAACATGGGGACTGATTTATTAAGGATAGTGCTCATTTGTGTCAGTTTTGTAAAAAGCTCTAATGTTTTCTTGAATAACCCTTtatgtgtatctctgtgtgtgtgtgtgcgcatgtgtgtgtgtttatgtttgtgtgtgtgtgtgtgtgtgtgtgtgtgtgtgtgacaggagcTCCTGTCTCTGTGTGGAGGGGATCTCAGTTCAGCGTTGCCGTGGCTCGAGCTGCACACGCTGAACTTCAGCTACAACTCCATCAGCTGCTTGGATGAGTCTCTGGTGAGTCCCCAGCTCCCAGCGCCCAAGGGCCTTTCTGTCACAGGATTAAGGGTTGTGTTTTCCGTGAgctgctgtgattttttttttcagtagctAATGATTCAAATCATCTACCATTAAGCATacattctctctgtttctgctctTAACAGAGATTACTGAACGTGCTGAGGTCCTTGGACCTCAGCCATAACAGGATCCAGACCTGCGGGGAGTTTCTGCAGGTAAGTTGGAGAGCTAGCAGCACGCGTCCATTTTGATGCGAAAATCTCCTGGTCTTCTGAAGTCCCTCTTGCCTTGCCTTGGGATTTCCTACTCATTCAAGTAAAGACAGGGTGTTGGTTAGCTGGGGGTTTATCCATAGTCAGCCGAATGGATGGCGATATTGGTGATTCagcatatttacaaaaatattggTAGTGCTGACTCTTGGTACTGTTAATCCTGTCCTatcctcctcttcttcattCACGTACCGCAATATATACAGCACATACAAAAGACAATCTCTCACAGTCCTTGATACTCTACCTCAGTTTACCATAACAGCCCACCCTGAAAGGCTTACAAATGGACTAAGCAATTAAGAAGATTAATAAACTTATGCTCCTTCTCTCACTGACTTGGAAAATACAGAAGAAAGTGCCGTCACATGCAAACAGAAGTTCTCCTGCAACTTTAGCTGATctagttttatattttaaaaattattttgcaagcAAATTCCTATTACGAGGAACTGCAGTGCAGAGCACCATGAACGAATGGTTTGGTCCAAACACATAAATTGCTATACCATAATGGGTACTGTACCATGGGCCGGTGCGGTGCATATCCATCACACATAAAACTGACCATTCAAAGACCGGTATCCTCTGACGCCTCTGTCTTTGCAGTAATGTTTCACCAGCCAGACGGCTGTTATTAGTAATCAGAGATGAATggtgtctctttttctctgacCATTTTGTGAGCAAAAAGGCGTGTTTAAAGGTCATAtttattggctggaccgcaacagcggggccaggcCTACAAACGctcatgtctgtgactgactgactgagtgactgaatgaGTGGGTGATTAagttggtcggccgagttatgacatcacaccgttggtcggccggtccagccatatactaggttttgacctggtcttgttcttcTTACAGCCACTGGGTGACTTGCAGCATTTGAACCTGGGGTACAATTTTCTTCAAAGGGTGCCTGTATTGGCGGTCAGCTGCAGGGCCACGCTTGTCAAACTGGTTCTCAGGAACAATGAGCTGGAAACAATTAACggtaagaggagagaggagtttGAAATGCCTGGGAAGGCTAAAGGTACTAAGGCACTGCAGACTAACCTAACCTAtatgtgtattgtattgtttcTTGAGGAAGATATTTACGTGTGTTTTGTTCACATGCACCACTTAAACTGCAGGAGTGGAACAGCTCTGCTCCCTGCAGCACCTTGACCTGGCCTACAACCTGCTGATGGAACATTCCCAACTGGCCCCCCTGTCTCTGCTGCATAACCTCAACACGGTGAGGCTAGCACTTTTTCAACAGTGCCCTCTTATGGCCCCCACCTGCACTGCAGGCTAATGTACTGCCATTTTTTTAACTGGCTACCTTGCTCAGTGACTTTCTTATTGCTGGCTCGTCGGGTTGAAATCTATTTTTCTTGCCGTTATGCTAGCTATGCAATCATCTTGCTGTGCACGTATCGTACTGTAGGGTAGTAATACTAATGTGACACTGCAATGATACAGAAATTGTGTAATGATAATATAGTGTGCTTATGTAGTGATACTGTAGTATACAGATGTACTCGGTGTAGTGTAGGCACAATAATACTGTATTTCTGTGGTATGCTTTCTAGAtatgaatattacatttacatatatttagcagacgcttgtatccagagtgatttactcAGATTACTTTCTTTACATACAATGCATTTGTGGATGTacattcaggttaagtaccatgccCTTGACAAATGGGATAGCAAGAATGTAAGGACTGCAGCTACTGCTGCCGTGTTCAATGCTTGTATTTCCTATACCTCTAGGAAGTAATAATACTCAACTATAAATGCAGCACTTGAGCCTTTACCATGAAAACCGTCTCTTCTGCACCTTTGTCTAGTTTTAGCTTGAATCATTTTAGGCAGAGGATTGTGTTTGaaggaaaacacacagcacacagggcaCAAGTTCATGTGTTGTTTTTCGGTGTCAGCGTGACGACTCTTCTCTTGTACCTTGTCTCTATCTGTTTGTCTCAGCTTCAACTGGAGGGAAACCCGCTGCACTTTCACAAGAACCACCGTCTTTGTGCTGTGCGTCACATATCCCCAAAGGCAGCCTTCCGCAGAGTGAGTTACTCACCCGTTTACTACTGCTGGGCAGGGGGTGGCCGAGTGTAGTTGGCTATTACTGAATGTGACACAGGGGCCTCTGATGAACTTTAATGGGAGCTGAGGGACCAGTAGATACACAAgcaacaaaacttttttttttacggtccCTTTGTTAAGCTAGCTAGTTCACCAAGACCAGATATTGTGTGTTACAGTGGTCCAATTAGATAGCTTACTggataatgatttattttttttgccaagtaGGCTACTAACATTATACTAATGGGAGGTCAGgtcatcacatcacattacattaactTCATTGCATCTGTTCTTATCCTGAACAATGTGCAGTGGTGGAGAACATTGGTTGGTACTCTCaggaataaatgtaattttaaacaaacaaacaagaatttGTAATGATAATTAAGTtgcatgaaagaaaaatgagtTCTCTTGAAAGTATTAATTAGATCTGTTGTATGCTGTATTACACTTTTAAATGCTATTTCACAGGCAGCTGCCTTGCAGTTGAGAGCCAGTGTCGCACAAGTGTCGCTAGACAAGTAGGCTATTGACAGTTTAAGTTCTGCGACAGTCAGTTTCCAGAGTTTAATGAGCACGCTGGTCTGTGAGTGGTGGGAAGCATGTTTGATGGATTCAGGAGGGCAGCTGCTAATCGATAATAGCAGGGGGTTCCAGGCAGCCTTCTTTTGGCTCAGATGTATTTTGATCATGAACACgtttcatatttcatgtttctCTCATCCCAGCTCAATCTGGACGGCTGCCTCCTCTCATCATGTGAGTTGGAGGTGAGTGCTCGTTTTTAAGTTACACTTCCTCTCAGACGGTGTGAGTCGCAGACCATTTCATTttgagggtttaaaaaaaaaaaaaaaaaaaaaaaacgtaattcaACCTGTTGTACAAAGCAGAagtatatttgcatatttcatctttatgatcattttagtttttaaatagcCTGAAAAAGCAAGATGTCGTTGCTTCCTATTACTAATCTCCATAAAATGAAGGCACAGTACCATTTTGAACAGCGTGTGTGTTGGAAAGCAGTCATGGCATAGGTAAAATGTTGTGATTCTGCTATTtgaatcaatttttattttcacttaagGCTTTTTGTCGGGATTCAGTTTGGATTAGGGTCTGGGGTTAGACCTATTTTTCATGCCCTTGAATATTATCTACCTGAGATTTTATGATGGCTGGTTCTAATTTCattattggtgtgtgtgtgtgtgtgtgtgtgtgtgtgtgtgtgtgtgtgcattttccaGGTTCTGCGTAGGCTGGGACAGGTGATTGGCCAGATGCCACCGACCATGTCCCagactgccatggcaacagagaaGAGCCCCCAGGAGGTGTCCAGTGGGGCGGGGGAGATGAGTGACAGTCTGTGTCTCAGTGAGCCGCCAGTGAAACCTCTGCACAAGAAGAAATCCAAggtaacccccctcccacccccctttgaaattcaaataagGGCATACAGTAACAAATATACGAATAAGTAATAGTGGCATACTATTTTGCAACATGCACATTTCCTTTGTACCGTATCCACAGTTCCTTCAGCGCATACATTAACCAAAGATGCAGTCGCATTCCTAGTCTGCAAGCTTCAAGCAGCGATCCTGTTTTATATGCAGTCATCACAATGTCCCTGTCCGAACCCTAAAACACGTTCTGGCCTGAGGATGTGTCCCCGTGGATTCTGTGCTTTCAGACTAAAGTCAGAGTGAGGAGAGCCAGCATCTCGGAGCCCAGTGACACAGACCATGACCTCAGGACCCAGTCTAGTCTGCAGGGTGCGCATTTACCTACGAGGAAGTGGCTGTCTGCACTGCCGGttgactgtgtgcctgtgcatctgGTTATGAGTGTaactgcagtttgtgtgtgtgagtgtgtaagtgttctTAAGTGCATTTTTGGTTTCCTTCAGACATTGTGCTCCATCACCAGAAGGACATAGAGAGGATGGAGACCTTCCGCCATCAGCTCGGCGAAGACTGGCTGCTCTACCATCACCACCTGGAGAAGCCGCGGGAAGCCGGCCGCTCGGAACCCGACCACCCGGGGGTCGTGAACGGCCACTGTGCCGCCCCCCCTTCAGAGAGCGCGGGTCCTCCTGACCAGGTGTCGCCGCCGTCCCAACTGGAGCAGAACGCCACCCCTCTGCTCACCTCTGAGCCCAAACAGGAGTGGCTGGAGCCGGAGGCCGACACAGAGTCCACCCTGCGGTGGCCTGGGCACGGGGTGGAGAACACGGACTCCACCCTGGAGACCAGCGTGGGGGAGATTCAGCTCCCGGGGAACGGCAGCACCCCCCTCcaaaaggaagaggaggaggaagagctcGGGGGTGAGTGGGTGGCCCTGCATCAGTTATATTCTTCTGAGTTTGGCAGTAGCAGATTCCTTTTGGGAGAGATTGAATGATATGGTTTGCAGGGTGACATattgtgtgtgggatggggggtggaggggtttgGAGCAGAGGCAGATTGTAATGTaagacagtggggggggggcaggatgcagtgtgtgatggtgtgggggtggaaCGGTGGGAGAAAGTGTGAGCTGGGGGTGTGTGGTTTCTCTTGGTGGCAGTGATATAGCCTGTTTCTCTTCAGGTAATTGCGGCACGGTTTACTGCAACTGGAGAAACATCAGATGGTTCTCACTGCTGGAGCTTCAAGCTCAATGCCACCTTTGTGCTACATTGTTAGCTGCCCACaacaacatttcatttaataacatttcattatttttattttttttttgttgatgggTGAGGTTTAGTGGTGATGTGCTGCGAAGGGAAAACTACTGAGACAATGTGGTTTCTCTCCCTCAGTTGACCTGTGCCTACCCCTGCTTGTGGGAGTGCTGTCGGAGGGAGAGGAAGACCAGGGGATGAAGACGGCCCGGGGTCCCCTGTTCCTGCGGGTGAAGTCGGGTCACATGCTGGAGGTGGACATGCAGAGTGGGCGTGTGCTGACCAAGCTGGAGCTGGACAGCCTGCGGGAGGTCACCACCTCTCTGGCCGCCTGGACGGAGAAGGTCAGGGGACACGGTGGAAGGCAGAGGCCCAGTCCTGACACAGGGCGTGGCCCTGATATCTCACAGACACTCCTGGAGCCTTTAACCCAGtcgtaaccagccctgttcctggagctctaccgtcctgtagggtcTCGCTCCAACCCTaccacagcacacctcattcaacagctagaggtctTGTTGAACTACTGATTAGTGGAGTCAGGTgtgggtttgaaatgaaattagggttggaatgaaaacctacagaatgatagatccccaggaacagggttggttactgCTGCTTTAACCTCACAGGCCAATCCAGCCAATCCTCATCCAGGGACCCATTGGTCTCTTCAGTTCAGAATCGACGCGAGTGGAATTCGTCGACACGCGTTGACGTCTTCTTCCTCTTAATTATACAGAAGTTCTCATCGCCAGTACGGTTTCCTGTGTTCCCTGTCCGCGTTGTCCGCTTGGCCCTGATCCCTCTCCTCGTCTCTCCTGCTCCGCCCCTCAGGAGGAGACACGCCTCCCGGCCGTGGATCTGCACTTCAGCTACATCAACCGCACGAGACGCCAGCGGCGCTACGTCATGCTGGACGAGAACCCCGAGCAAATGCAGCAGGTGCGTGGTACCCCAGCGTTCAGCCTGAAAATCTCGAGTACGCGGCCAGCGTATGATGACTGACACGAGCGCAGATTCGATCGTATGCTTGTCCCTATATCGTAGCGTCGGTCTTCATTTCTGCCTTTCTCCGTGTCGTTACGGATGCTTCTGTTCTTCTCCCGTGTGCCCTCCAGGCCTTGGCAGACATCTTGTTTCAGGCGGTGGAGGAAAATAAGCGCAGGGCTCCGCAAGGCCATCAGCAGATCGAACGCATGCAGTGTCTGAAGTGCTGTGCTGAGTtctgccagcagggggcgaaGCAGATTACTGGAAGGGATTTGGGGGACCAGGATGAGAGCAGACAAGCCGATGGCGGTGAGCTTTTTTACTCTTTACTTTATTGTTTTTAGTTAGGTTGTCCAAGGCTCAGCCACATTTATCATAATTCTACGTGACATTTTTGCTGTTTGCCTCCACTTACAGTTtataagatttttttcattgGCTCCAGTTAGCCTGCCAGATTGCAGTCTGGCCAAGGTTGATTAACAGTATGGTGGTGTTCCTCCTTGGCACAAACCTGCCATATACTTTTAGGGTTTCCGATTGCACAATGATCGTAGTGCGTGTAAAAATGCACTCCGTACAGAAGTAAAAACACTGCCTATGAAATTAAAtccgatcatgaaaatgcacttttgtacgtcgctttggataaaagcgtctgccaaatgaatgtaatgtaatgtaatgtaaatccaTGTTCTTACCATACAAATGAACCTTGACAAGCCACCAACCACTGAAGTTTCTGTGTACTACCAGTTAGAACGTGCTGTCTCCTTCCAGGAAAAcagtttgcatttgaaatgtagGCCCTTCATAGCACGTGTGACATTCTGACCATGCTGGCCATCCTGGATTAGAAGTTTTCAAAGAGTTATTATGTTTTGGTGTCACTGTCCACTGGAAGATCCACTGGTGATCATGCAACCCCACTTTCTGTCTTGGATGCCCATATAACCCCACTTTCTGTCTTGGATGCCCATATAACCCCACTTCCACTTATGGATGCCCATTTAACCCTACTTCCTGTCATGGGTGCCCATATGACCCCGCTTTCTTTCAGTGGATGCCGATTTCTGGTCGCGACTGTGAGGTGAGTTTTGGCAGGTGAGTTCTGGTGTCTGTGcttacagattttatttattgtttttgtaccAGCAGGGAGTGCACTCAGCTGTCCCGTGTGTGGCAGTGATCACGTGGTCCAGGTGGCAGACCAGTTGGCTCCCTCCACCAGTACTCCTGTCCAGGGATCTTCTGAGGAGGATGATGCAAATCGCGACTACACCTTTCATGACTCCAGCGCTCAGGTACATCGTCTCCAGGTGTGTGGTTTGCAGAAGGCATGTCGTTTGAAGCTGTGTGTTCTAAAGGTTCTCTGTAGGTCAGAACTGTTCCACAGTGCCACAGGCCAGAATGGTAGACAGTTGGTAATAACATTGAGAACTTCAACATTCACTGCTGTGTGCCTGTTGAACCCCTGCATTATAACCTACAGGTCCCTCTGTATGCCTGCAGAAAATTTTAGGAAGATCTGAGCCTTCATGGGAATTTCTTTTCCAAATTTACATGGAATGTCCGTGTCGCTGTGAAAATTCCAACAAAGTGGCATGGGGTGTAAAGCAGAAAGTATTGAGTACAATTCAATGGAGGTTATACTGATTATCTGTAATGGTTTCGTCATTCTGAATTTGTGGTTTTGTTCCATTTTGGGCGTCGTGCTCTAGGGATATTGTTTTTGGTAATGCCCTGTTGCTCAGGAACTGCTGACTATTAAGAAACTAGATCCTTTTGTTTTCACGGTTTTAACAGCCTTGTAGACAAAATTCTCAGTTAAGAATATGGATCTATGGGGAGCACATTATGCATGGGCTGATTTAATCATTATTCATGGCCTAATTAATTTCTCTGGTTAATGTGCTCCTAGTTTATAGCATAGAAGCATATAGGCTGCAcaaggaaatattttgttacaCTATAAATAACATGCGTTATGAAACCATGTACCACCCACCTTGGCTACTCATCATGTGACTTTACAGACCCAAAGCTATACAGCTATTTCATGTTTGCATGAAATTGCACATCATTGGCTGACTACATCAATGGTAACCCATGTGCCATGATACAAGGATGTGGCCAAAAATGGCTGAATGCTGCAAGCCAAGGAAATGTGCATACATGCCCATGTGCATACAAGACGTTCATTGATTTAAATATCCTTTATGATTATGGCAGTTGCTCTTTTGCTTGGTTGGCCATAAACCGTGATGAAGAACTAACAGGATATAGTAGAGCACCAGGTCTGAACATGATGAGATTATAAAAACAGCCTTATACTGCCTACATCAATCTGCGGTGCTGGTTGTGTCTATAGGACCCTGCATTAGGGGAGGCCAGTTTGACTACTGGCAGCCCTGCTCACATGGAGACGGGGCTGTCGGACACCTTCCTCACCGCCCGGAGCCACACCTTCTACATCGGGGATGGGGATGGAAGCAGCCTGACTGACAggagccccccctcccagctcGCCGCCTTCCAAACCCCCAGTGGGCCTGCCAACGAGGAGCTGTACTCCAGCTACAATTACACCAGCACCCCCGACACCAAGgccaccccgcccctcctggCCCCGCATCTGAACATGGAAGGAACCAACTTCGGTGGGTTTCGGGTAGAAATCGGTTGGAGGGCAAGCTGGGTTTCGGGTAGAAATCGGTTGGAGGGCAAGCTGGCAAGACTAGGTTTGGGAAGGAGAAttccccctcccaaaaaatatGGATCAGTGGAACAGGTCATAGGTTGAAATGAGCACAAGGAGAATTTCTTCAGTGAGCAGGAGGGAAAGAAGGGCTTTAAGACCAATTCCTCTTTTTCATTGTGGAGCGGTTTCAGAGCCTTGGGTTAACCATATTCCTA
It contains:
- the stk11ip gene encoding serine/threonine-protein kinase 11-interacting protein isoform X1; its protein translation is MSSPSCGQLNLVRTLATLLRNDGDSVLDGSSTLTLQVSCLQHLTRLFQQFLHSRTNQHGFLALASHPPDTPAMLQVQFLFDMLQKTISLKLINPPGVRLQSAVKIFPFKSLRYLELKRIPPHCLEGLRAVYSELQVFICSRSLCSLQELLSLCGGDLSSALPWLELHTLNFSYNSISCLDESLRLLNVLRSLDLSHNRIQTCGEFLQPLGDLQHLNLGYNFLQRVPVLAVSCRATLVKLVLRNNELETINGVEQLCSLQHLDLAYNLLMEHSQLAPLSLLHNLNTLQLEGNPLHFHKNHRLCAVRHISPKAAFRRLNLDGCLLSSCELEVLRRLGQVIGQMPPTMSQTAMATEKSPQEVSSGAGEMSDSLCLSEPPVKPLHKKKSKTKVRVRRASISEPSDTDHDLRTQSSLQDIVLHHQKDIERMETFRHQLGEDWLLYHHHLEKPREAGRSEPDHPGVVNGHCAAPPSESAGPPDQVSPPSQLEQNATPLLTSEPKQEWLEPEADTESTLRWPGHGVENTDSTLETSVGEIQLPGNGSTPLQKEEEEEELGVDLCLPLLVGVLSEGEEDQGMKTARGPLFLRVKSGHMLEVDMQSGRVLTKLELDSLREVTTSLAAWTEKEETRLPAVDLHFSYINRTRRQRRYVMLDENPEQMQQALADILFQAVEENKRRAPQGHQQIERMQCLKCCAEFCQQGAKQITGRDLGDQDESRQADGAGSALSCPVCGSDHVVQVADQLAPSTSTPVQGSSEEDDANRDYTFHDSSAQVHRLQDPALGEASLTTGSPAHMETGLSDTFLTARSHTFYIGDGDGSSLTDRSPPSQLAAFQTPSGPANEELYSSYNYTSTPDTKATPPLLAPHLNMEGTNFAPFDMISEDCEVVDHRLKLFLDVEVFESDSEEFRCHLKMSAVKFGNPVEFPSLLVVSDQSIYILEITMETQRQPSDVFLKRGGHRITELSYLELGLGSQSIHMEFEDGGSAYTLLVRDRPRCKHFFGLLTGIAKELAPKSNSKLKSISSTRLNPQHHLWSLLCDISQDVEHYQPQFLYVLAFIMSGGSLSPVTVLVTPETMYLLNEDHQWRKSLPDATPSEHPSSSGSVVVQETQPISCVSSVHLFACDPCRVNINIYDEVEKEERLWVLLSGSAELTQALVDWVRTRWEAMFGVRLMTSIQEAGS
- the stk11ip gene encoding serine/threonine-protein kinase 11-interacting protein isoform X3, yielding MSSPSCGQLNLVRTLATLLRNDGDSVLDGSSTLTLQVSCLQHLTRLFQQFLHSRTNQHGFLALASHPPDTPAMLQVQFLFDMLQKTISLKLINPPGVRLQSAVKIFPFKSLRYLELKRIPPHCLEGLRAVYSELQVFICSRSLCSLQELLSLCGGDLSSALPWLELHTLNFSYNSISCLDESLRLLNVLRSLDLSHNRIQTCGEFLQPLGDLQHLNLGYNFLQRVPVLAVSCRATLVKLVLRNNELETINGVEQLCSLQHLDLAYNLLMEHSQLAPLSLLHNLNTLQLEGNPLHFHKNHRLCAVRHISPKAAFRRLNLDGCLLSSCELEVLRRLGQVIGQMPPTMSQTAMATEKSPQEVSSGAGEMSDSLCLSEPPVKPLHKKKSKTKVRVRRASISEPSDTDHDLRTQSSLQDIVLHHQKDIERMETFRHQLGEDWLLYHHHLEKPREAGRSEPDHPGVVNGHCAAPPSESAGPPDQVSPPSQLEQNATPLLTSEPKQEWLEPEADTESTLRWPGHGVENTDSTLETSVGEIQLPGNGSTPLQKEEEEEELGVDLCLPLLVGVLSEGEEDQGMKTARGPLFLRVKSGHMLEVDMQSGRVLTKLELDSLREVTTSLAAWTEKEETRLPAVDLHFSYINRTRRQRRYVMLDENPEQMQQALADILFQAVEENKRRAPQGHQQIERMQCLKCCAEFCQQGAKQITGRDLGDQDESRQADGAGSALSCPVCGSDHVVQVADQLAPSTSTPVQGSSEEDDANRDYTFHDSSAQDPALGEASLTTGSPAHMETGLSDTFLTARSHTFYIGDGDGSSLTDRSPPSQLAAFQTPSGPANEELYSSYNYTSTPDTKATPPLLAPHLNMEGTNFAPFDMISEDCEVVDHRLKLFLDVEVFESDSEEFRCHLKMSAVKFGNPVEFPSLLVVSDQSIYILEITMETQRQPSDVFLKRGGHRITELSYLELGLGSQSIHMEFEDGGSAYTLLVRDRPRCKHFFGLLTGIAKELAPKSNSKLKSISSTRLNPQHHLWSLLCDISQDVEHYQPQFLYVLAFIMSGGSLSPVTVLVTPETMYLLNEDHQWRKSLPDATPSEHPSSSGSVVVQETQPISCVSSVHLFACDPCRVNINIYDEVEKEERLWVLLSGSAELTQALVDWVRTRWEAMFGVRLMTSIQEAGS
- the stk11ip gene encoding serine/threonine-protein kinase 11-interacting protein isoform X2 produces the protein MSSPSCGQLNLVRTLATLLRNDGDSVLDGSSTLTLQVSCLQHLTRLFQQFLHSRTNQHGFLALASHPPDTPAMLQVQFLFDMLQKTISLKLINPPGVRLQSAVKIFPFKSLRYLELKRIPPHCLEGLRAVYSELQVFICSRSLCSLQELLSLCGGDLSSALPWLELHTLNFSYNSISCLDESLRLLNVLRSLDLSHNRIQTCGEFLQPLGDLQHLNLGYNFLQRVPVLAVSCRATLVKLVLRNNELETINGVEQLCSLQHLDLAYNLLMEHSQLAPLSLLHNLNTLQLEGNPLHFHKNHRLCAVRHISPKAAFRRLNLDGCLLSSCELEVLRRLGQVIGQMPPTMSQTAMATEKSPQEVSSGAGEMSDSLCLSEPPVKPLHKKKSKTKVRVRRASISEPSDTDHDLRTQSSLQDIVLHHQKDIERMETFRHQLGEDWLLYHHHLEKPREAGRSEPDHPGVVNGHCAAPPSESAGPPDQVSPPSQLEQNATPLLTSEPKQEWLEPEADTESTLRWPGHGVENTDSTLETSVGEIQLPGNGSTPLQKEEEEEELGVDLCLPLLVGVLSEGEEDQGMKTARGPLFLRVKSGHMLEVDMQSGRVLTKLELDSLREVTTSLAAWTEKEETRLPAVDLHFSYINRTRRQRRYVMLDENPEQMQQALADILFQAVEENKRRAPQGHQQIERMQCLKCCAEFCQQGAKQITGRDLGDQDESRQADGGSALSCPVCGSDHVVQVADQLAPSTSTPVQGSSEEDDANRDYTFHDSSAQVHRLQDPALGEASLTTGSPAHMETGLSDTFLTARSHTFYIGDGDGSSLTDRSPPSQLAAFQTPSGPANEELYSSYNYTSTPDTKATPPLLAPHLNMEGTNFAPFDMISEDCEVVDHRLKLFLDVEVFESDSEEFRCHLKMSAVKFGNPVEFPSLLVVSDQSIYILEITMETQRQPSDVFLKRGGHRITELSYLELGLGSQSIHMEFEDGGSAYTLLVRDRPRCKHFFGLLTGIAKELAPKSNSKLKSISSTRLNPQHHLWSLLCDISQDVEHYQPQFLYVLAFIMSGGSLSPVTVLVTPETMYLLNEDHQWRKSLPDATPSEHPSSSGSVVVQETQPISCVSSVHLFACDPCRVNINIYDEVEKEERLWVLLSGSAELTQALVDWVRTRWEAMFGVRLMTSIQEAGS